From a single Deinococcus fonticola genomic region:
- a CDS encoding DUF4142 domain-containing protein has protein sequence MKKFLLLSLLAASSSATALSATDTTFLAKAVRGNNYGIEAAKLALKMSRPAVNRNYARQMIADHAALGAQVKAAVIRATPGMKLPVTVTYKQWDMLQALKTSGWNFDRLYRQQMINSHRETYNLFNRHSQSEAANPGLRAVITAAKPKVHMHWNHAFNLAH, from the coding sequence ATGAAAAAATTTCTCCTGCTGTCGCTGCTGGCCGCTTCTTCCTCTGCCACTGCCCTGAGCGCCACGGACACCACTTTCCTGGCCAAGGCCGTACGGGGGAATAATTACGGGATTGAGGCCGCCAAGCTGGCCCTGAAAATGTCCCGTCCGGCGGTCAACCGCAATTACGCCCGCCAGATGATCGCCGACCATGCCGCCCTGGGGGCGCAGGTCAAGGCGGCGGTGATCCGGGCCACTCCCGGCATGAAATTGCCGGTCACCGTCACTTACAAGCAGTGGGACATGCTTCAGGCACTGAAAACCTCGGGCTGGAACTTCGACCGCCTGTACCGCCAGCAAATGATCAACAGCCACCGGGAAACCTACAATCTGTTCAACCGTCACAGCCAGTCTGAGGCTGCCAATCCTGGGCTACGGGCGGTCATCACGGCTGCCAAGCCGAAAGTTCACATGCACTGGAATCACGCCTTCAACCTCGCGCACTAA